The Diaminobutyricimonas aerilata nucleotide sequence CTCGCCTACGGCCTCTTCTTCGCCGGCCTCGCCGGCAGCTCGAGCGCGACGGCGAGCATCGTCGCGCTGCTCGAACCGCTCACCGCGACGGCGCTCTCCGTGGTGCTGTACGACGAGACCCTCGGCCCCCTGCAATGGGTCGGCGCCGCCCTGTTGCTCGTCTCGATCGGCCTCAGCGCCCTCGATCGGGATCGCGGATCTGTGCGACAGCCGACTGTCGTGTGAGCGAAACAACGCCGCAACATCCGGCCCGTATCGTCGGGGCATGGGTGACCTGTTCGAGGGCTACGGGGCGAGTTCCACACGCGCAACCGGCGCGTGGGACGAGATGTTCGCCGCGCCCGGCCGGGCGCGCTCCGGCTATCGGGAGATCCACGCCGCACTCGCGCGGATGACACAAGACGAGCTCCGCGGACGCACCGATGCCCTCGCGAGCTCGTATCTCGCGCAAGGGGTGACGTTCGACTTCGCCGGCGAGGAACGCCCCTTCCCGCTCGATGCGGTGCCCCGGGTGATCGAGCAGGACGAGTGGCGCACCGTCGAAGCCGGCGTGAAACAGCGGGTGCGGGCGCTCGAGTCGTTCCTCTCCGACATCTACTCGCACCAGCGCGCGGTGCGCGACGGCGTCATCCCCGCCCGCCTGATCAGCTCCTCGAGTCACTTCCACCGCGCGGCGGCGGGCATCGTGAGCGCCAACGGCGTGCGCATCCAGGTCTCCGGCATCGACCTCATCCGCGACGAGCAGGGCGCGTGGCGCGTGCTCGAAGACAACGTGCGCGTGCCGAGCGGGGTGAGCTACGTCATCTCCAACCGGCGGGTGATGGCGCAGACGCTGCCCGAGCTCTTCGTGTCGATGCGCGTGCGGCCGGTCGGCGACTATCCGCACAAGCTCCTGCAGGCGCTGCGCGCCTCGGCGCCGGAAGGGGTCGACGAACCCACCGTCGTCGTGTTGACCCCCGGCGTGTACAACTCCGCCTACTTCGAGCACACGCTCCTCGCACGTCTGATGGGCGTCGAGCTCGTGGAGGGCCGCGACCTGTTCTGTTCCGGCGGTCGGGTGTTCATGCGCACGACCTCCGGCCCCCGCCGGGTCGACGTGATCTACCGCCGGGTCGACGACGAGTTCCTCGACCCGCTCATCTTCCGCGCCGACTCGATGCTGGGTTCTCCGGGACTCATGCTCGCGGCCCGTCTCGGCAACGTGACGATCGCGAACGCCGTCGGCAACGGCGTCGCCGACGACAAGCTCGTCTACACCTACCTGCCCGACCTCATCCGCTACTACCTCGCGGAGGAGCCCATCCTGCCCAACGTGCAGACCTGGCGCCTCGAGGAACCGGGCGCGCTCGAGGAGGTGCTCGACCGGCTCGACGAACTCGTCGTGAAGCCCGTCGACGGCTCCGGCGGCAAGGGGCTCGTCGTCGGACCCGCCGCGTCCGCCGCCGAACTGGATGCGCTGCGGTCGCGACTGCAGAAGGACCCGCGCGGGTGGATCGCCCAGCCGGTCGTGCAGCTCTCCACCATCCCGACCCTCGTCGACCAGGGGATGCGGCCGCGGCACGCCGACCTGCGACCGTTCGCCGTGAACGACGGCAACGACGTGTGGGTGCTGCCCGGCGGGCTCACGCGGGTGGCGCTGCCGGAGGGCCAGCTCGTCGTGAACAGCTCGCAGGGCGGCGGATCGAAGGACACCTGGGTCGTCGGTCGCGACCCGATCGTCGCGTCGGGTCACGACATCCAAGGTCTCGTCGCGGAGCAGGCGTCGGTCACCCAGAGCATCCCGATCGTCCCGGGCGAGCACCGGCAGGACCACAACCCGCAGGACGCGCCGCAGCGGGATCAGCAGCAACAACAGCAGCAAGGCCGCGACGGGAACCGCCGTCGGGGGTTACCGCCGGAACCGGGCGCTGACCGGGACATCCACGCATCGCAGGGGGGAGCCTCATGCTGAGCCGCATCGCCGAGTCACTGTTCTGGATCGGGCGCTACATCGAGCGCAGCGACGGCACCGCGCGCATCCTCGACGTGCACCTGCAACTGCTGCTCGAAGACCCGTGGATCGAGGAGAACCTCGCCTGCCGGTCGCTGTTGAGCGTGATGGGCAGCGAGGTGCCCGACGACGCCGAACTCACCCGCGCCGACGTGCTCGCGATCCTCGCCGTCGACCGCGGCAACCCCGCGTCGATCGCCTACTCCCTCGGCGCAGCCCGCGAGAACGCCCGTCGCGCGCGCGAGATCGTGAGTACGGAGCTGTGGGAGGTGCTCAACACCACCCGGGCGCGGATGCCGCGCAAGGTCGCGAGCGACAAGGTGCACGAGTTCTTCGCCTGGGTGCGTGAGCGGGCGGCGCTCGCCGTGGGGATCATCGAGTCGTCGACGAGCCGCGACGAGGCGTGGAGCTTCTTCACCCTCGGACGCAGCCTCGAGCGGGCGGACATGACCGCCCGGCTGCTCGCCACCCGCGCCCTCACGGAGGCGTCCGGGCCCAGCTGGACCACGATCCTGCGCAGCTGCGGCGCCTACGAGGCGTACCTGCGCACCTACCGCGGGGTGCCGAGCGCCCGGAACGCGGCCGAGTTCCTGCTGCACGATCGGCTCTTCCCCCGCAGCATCCTCTTCGCGGTCTCCCGCGCCGAGGCGTGCCTGCGCGAGCTCGAGCCCCGGGCCGACCGCATCGGGGTGGGCGATCAGGCGCAGCGGCTGCTCGGCCAGATCCGCAGCGAGCTCGAGTACCGCCCGATCAGCGACATCCTCGAGGACCTGCCGCGGCACATGGACGACGTGCAGTCGGCCACGAGCGCCGCGAGCGAGGCCATCCGCCGGCGGTACTTCCCGACCAACGCCGCGCCGAGCTGGGTGGGGGAGGCCTCGTGAAGCGGCTGCGCATCCGCCATCTCACCGGCTACCGGTACGAGGGCGAGGCGACCGCGTCGTACAACGAGGCGCGCATGCTGCCGGCCTCCTCGGACGGGCAGTTGGTGCTGGATGCCCGGCTCGAGATCTCCCCGGTGACGAACACGCACAGCTACACCGACTACTGGGGCACGCGCGTGCGGTCGTTCGAGATCCTCACCCCGCACCGCGAGCTCTCGCTCACCGCGACGAGTCTCATCGAGGTGCGCCAGCGCACCCACCCGCCGCACGAGGCGGATTGGGACGACCTCGCCCGCACGGCGGAACTCGACCTCGCCTATGTCGAGCAGCTCGCACAGACCCGCCGCACCGATCCGCCCGCCGAGGTCGCCGACCTCGCCCGCGACCTCGCGGCGACCGCGTACGGTCCGTGCGACGCCGCGTTGCGCATCTGCACCGCGATCGGCGAGGCGGTCGAGTACATGCCGGGCGTGACCGGGGTGCACACGACGGCGGCGGAGGCGTGGGAGCACCGTCGCGGCGTCTGCCAGGACATCGCGCACCTCGCCCTCGGCGCCCTGCGCTCGGTCGGCATCCCGGCGCGCTACGTGTCGGGTTACCTGCATCCGGTGCCGGATGCCGAGGTCGGGCGCACCGTCGCCGGAGAGTCGCACGCCTGGGTGGAGTGGTTCTGCGGCGAGTGGCGCGGCTTCGACCCGACGAACCTCATCGACATCGGCGACCGCCACGTGCGGGTGGGGCACGGCCGCGACTACGCGGACGTCTCCCCGCTGCGCGGCGTCTACGCCGGCCCGCGGTCGTCGCAGCTCTTCGTCACCGTGGAGATCACACGCGTCTCCTGACGCGCGCGCGTGCGCGGCGTGGCCGCCCGCCGCGGAGCTTCTTGCCGCCGTCACGCGGCGGAGAACACGCGCGTCTGCTGGGAGCACGGCCGCCGGATGCATGCCGGGCGGCAGGATGGCGGAATGGCGCGCATCCTCGTCTTCACCCGCACCACCGGATACCGACACGAGTCGATCGAGCCCGGCGTCGAAGCCGTTGTGGAGCTCGCCGCCGACCACGGACACGACGTCGAGCACACCGAAGACCCGAGCGTCTTCGCGGGCGACCTCGACCGGTTCGCCGCGGTCGTGTGGCTCAGCACCGACGGCGACGTGCTCGACGACGCCCAGCGGGAGGCGTTCGCGGCGTGGCTGCGCGCCGGCGGCGGCTTCGCCGGGGTGCACGGTGCCTCCGCGAGCGAGAAGGGGTGGCCCGAGTTCGAGGACATCGTCGGCGCGCGGTTCAGCGGCCACCCCGCCGACCAGGGCATGACCGCCACCATCCGGGTCGAGGATGCGACGCATCCGTCGACCGCGCACCTCCCGCGGGGGTGGAGCCGCGCGGAGGAGTGGTACTCGTTCGAGCGGTCGCCGCGCGAGCGCGTGCGGGTGCTGCTCTCCGTCGACGAGTCGCAGTACGACGTCGGCGAGTTCGCGATGGGCGAGGATCATCCGCTCGCCTGGGCGGGCACCTACGGCGACGGGCGCACCTGGTACACCGCCCTCGGGCACGCGTCCGAGACGTGGGGCGACCCCGCCTTCCGCGAGCACGTGTGGGGCGGCATCGCCTCGGTGCTGCGCGTCTGAGCCGCGTCGACCGTCAGCGTTCGCCGGTCGCCTCGACCACCGCGATCGCGCCGGTGAGCGGTCCGCGCGCCCGCAACCGCTGAACCAGACGGCGCGGATGCCCGACCTCGCGCCAGTGCACCTCGTGATGCCGCGCGAGCCAGCCGAGGCACACCGCCGCCGCGACGAAACCCGACGCCGCCGCGACCCCGAGCGCCCAGCGCGGACCGAACGCGTTCGCGACCGCGCCGACGAGCGGCGCCCCGATCGGCGTGCCACCCATGAAGATCGCCATGTACAGCGCCATGACGCGACCCCTCAGCGCGGGTGAGGTGGTCGACTGCACGTAGGCGTTCGCGCTCGTCATCATCGTGAGCGAACACAGCCCGATGAGGGCGAGGGATGCGGCGAACGTCTCGTAGGTCGGCATGAACGCCGAGAGCGTGCAGGTCGCCCCGAAGCCCGCTGCGGCGAGCATCACCATGCGCATCCGGGGCCGATCACGTCGCGCGGCGAGCAGCGCGCCCGCGACCGAGCCGACCGCCATGATCGACGACAGCAGCCCGAACTCGGTCGCACCGCGGCCGAACTCGACCGTCGCCATCGTCGAGGTGAAGATCGCGAAGTTGAGGCCGAAGGTGCCCACGAGGAACACCATCACGAGGATCGTGACCACGTCGGGCCTCGATCGCACGTACGCGAAACCGGCCCGGATCTGCCCCTTCTCGCGCGGGGCGCGCGGCATCGGACGCATCGTGTCGGAGCGCAGCGCCGCGAGGGAGCCGAGCACCGCGGCGTAGCTGACCGCGTTGATGATGAACACCCATCCGGACCCGACGAGCGCGATGAGCACGCCCGCGACGGCCGGCCCGATGAGGCGCGCGCCGTTGAACGACGCGGAGTTCAGCGCCACGGCGTTCGGCAGGTCGCGGTCGGTCACGAGCTCGGCCACGAACGTCTGACGCGCGGGAGCGTCGAGCGCCGCGGCCACCCCGAGAAGCAGGGCGAGGGCGTAGACGTGGTACAGGTGCGCGACGCCGGTGAGCACGAGCACGCCGAGCAGGGCGGCGAGCAGAGCGGACGCGGTCTGAGTGCCGGCGAGCAGCTTGCGGCGGTCCACCCGGTCGGCGATGAGACCCGTCCAGGGCGCGAGCACGAGCTGCGGGGCGAACTGCAGCGCCATCGTGATCCCGACCGCGATCGCGTCGTGGTCGGTGAGCTCGGTGAGCACGATCCAGTCCTGCGCCGTGCGCTGCATCCACGTGCCCACGTTCGACACGATCGCCCCCGCGAACCAGAAGCGGTAGTTGACGCTCGAGAACGAGCGGAACATCGCGCTCACGATCGACGCCGCCCCGCGGCTCGGGGCTCCCGGATGAGCCGCGGCTCCGCCGCCCCCACCGCATCCGTTCGCACCATGACCCGATCCAGGGTAGGCATCCCGCGGCGCGTGCTCGCCCGGCTCTCAGCGCACGCCCGGTTCTACACTGAGGGTGAGGAGCTCCCGATGCCCAGATTCACCGCGACCCGACGCGACGACGTCTTCACCGACGCGCACGGCGTCGACATCCACTTCTACGAGTGGCGCGTGGGCAAGCCGCGCGCGATCGTGCAGCTCTCGCACGGGCTCGGCGAGCACGCGCTGCGATACGCGGTGCTCGCTCAAGAGCTCGTCGATGCGGGCTACACCGTCTACGCGAACGATCAGCGCGGTCACGGGCAGACGGGACTCGGGCAGTGGGGCGGCGACCGCACCCGGCTGGGCAAGCTCGGTCCCGGCGGCACGCCCGCGGCGGCGGCCGTGCTCACCCAGTTCACCGCGCTCATCCGCGAGCGGAACCCCGATGTGCCCATCGTGCTCGTCGGGCATTCGTGGGGTTCGCTGCTCGCGCAGATCACCCTCACCCGGCACGCCGGCGACTACGCCGCGGCCGTGCTGAGCGGCACCGCATACCGGATGCCCGGATACATGCGCGCCGGCAACCTCAACAAGCGGCACGCCCACCTCGGCACCACGGGCGCGGAGTGGCTGAGCCGCGACGCCGAGGTCGCGAAGGCGTTCCTCGACGACCCGCTGACCTTCGAGGCGGATGCCCTGCGCCTGTTCGGCATCATCGACGGATTGCGGGTCTACGGTCGTCCCGGGCGCATGGACGCCGACATCCCGCTGCTCATCATGGTCGGCGACGACGACTACTTCGGCGGTGTCGCCAGCTCGCGTCGGCTCGCCGCGGACTACCTTCGGCGCAGCGCGTTGAGCGACGTGCAGGTGCTCGTCTATCCCGAGGCGCGGCACGAGGTCTTCAACGAGACCAACCGCGATGAGGTCGTCGCCGATCTCGTCGCCTGGCTCGACGCCCACCTGCCGCCCCGCCGCTGACGCGGAGCGCCGAGAACGCCCGTCGTCGACGCCCGCAACTCACCGAAGAGGCAGTGCGAGAGCGTCGGACCTCGGGCTCAGTGCCCGGTGGAGTCGGAGTCGACGCCCGCGTCGGGGCCCTCGTCGAGCGAGTCGATCGCGGCGAGGTCGTCGGCGTCGAGTTCGAAGTCGAAGATCGCGAGGTTCTTCTTCATCCGCTCGGGGTCGCCCGACTTCGGGATGACGACGAGCCCGTTCTGCACGTGCCAGCGCAACACGACCTGCGCCGGCGTGCGTCCGTGCTTGTCGCCGACGTCGGCGAGCACCGGTGCGGCGAGCAGATCGCCCGACTGGCCGCCGAGCGGGCTCCATGATTCGGTCACGATGCCGTGCTCGGCGTCGTAGGCGCGCTGCTGCGTGCGCTGGATGGCCGGGGAGAGCTGGATCTGATTGACCGCGGGAACCACGTCGGTCTCGGCCACGAGCACGTCGAGGTGCGCGGGCTTGAAGTTCGAGACACCGATCGATCGCACGAGCCCGTCCTGCTGCAGGCGCTCGAACGTGCGCCAGGTGCTCACGAACTCGCCCCTCCGCGGCAGCGGCCAGTGGATCAGCAGCAGGTCGACGTAGTCGAGTTGGAGGCGCGCGAGAGAGGCGCGAAGACCGTCGACCGCGCGGTCGTCGCCCTGATACTCCCCGTCGAGCTTCGTCGTGACGAACACCTCTTCGCGCGGAACGCCGGAGGCGCGGATGCCGCGACCCACGCCGGTCTCGTTGCCGTACTTCACCGCCGTGTCGATGTGGCGGTAGCCGAGCTCGAGAGCGGTCGCGACCGCGACCTCGACCGCCTGGTCGTCGAGCGGCCAGGTGCCGAGTCCGAGCTGCGGGATGGAGCGGCCGTCGTTGAGTGTGAGCGAGGGGATCATGCCCACACGCTAGCTCTCGGACCGGCCGGTCACCTGCGCGCTCGCACCGCGCATCCGAGCCACGGCCTTGACCAGTTCTTTACAGCGCTGTAAATTCTCTCCCGCTGCTGTCGAAGGAGATGTCGCACGTGAATCCTGCTCCCGGTCGTCCCGCCCTGGTGAGTCGTCGCTCGTTCCTCGCGGTGTCTGCGGCGGCCGCCGCGCTCGGCGTGAGCGGGTGCGCCACGTCAGGTTCCGGAGGCACGACGACGCTCCGCTTCTACGAGCAGAAGACGGAGGTCATCGAGTACTTCGGAAAACTGCTGCGCCGGTTCGAGAAGGAGCAGCCCGGCATCCGCGTCGTCCATGACACCACCGTGGCGATCGCACCGCAGTTCGTGCGCGGCGAGCCCGCCGACGTCGGGTGCTTCAACAACAACCTGGAACTCGCCCGCTACATCAAGCGCGGCGTGCTGACCGACCTCTCCGACCTGCCTTCAGCGGCGCGGATCCGCACCGACATCTCCGACCTCACCGACCAGTACGCCACCTTCCCCGGCCGCACGAGCGTGCTGCCGTACTCGCTCGCCGCGGCCGGCGTCATCTACAACAAGCGCATCTTCGACGAGCTGCAGCTGCCGGTGCCCGAGACGTGGTCGCAGTTCGTCGACGTGTGCGAAGAGCTGCAGCGCGCCGGCATCACGCCCATCTACGCGACCGATCGCGACACCTGGACGCTGTGGCAGGGGCTGTTCGACTACTCCGTCGGCAGCCTCATCGACACCGGCAGCTTCTTCCGCAAGATGAAGGAGCTCGGCACCGAGGTCGGTCCGGATGCGGAGGTCTCGTTCGAGAAGGACTTCGCGGTGCCGATGGAGCGGGCGAAGACGATCTCGACGTTCTTCAACCCCGACCACGCGGTGCGCTCCTACGCCGACGGCAACCTCGCGTTCGGCAAGGGCGAGGCGGCGATGTACTTCCAGGGACCCTGGGCACTCAGCCAGATCGCCCTCGTCGATCCCGACCTGCCGATCGGCACGTTCGCCCTGCCGGTGTCGGAGGATCCGGCCGACCGCAAGGCGCGCGTCAACATCGACCTCGGTCTGTGGATCCCGACGCAGTCGCGCCACCAGGACGAGGCGCGCGAGCTCGTCGAGTTCCTGATGCGCCCCGACATCATCGAGGCGTACAACAACGACAATCTCGCCTACTCCACCACCGAAGGCGCGCCGCCGCAGCAGGACGAGCGCGTCGCAGGCCTCCAGCCGTACATCGACGACGCCGCGTTCTACCAGGGGGCCGGCACGTTCGTGCCGAACTCCATCCCGCTCGGCAACTACCTGCAGGCGGCCATCCGCAGCGGGAACTTCGAGGCGATGCTCCGCAAGCTCGACGCCGACTGGCGGCGCGTCGCCGGACGGGGGGCCACGGTATGACCCGCACGACCCAGCTCGAGGAGGAGCGCCCATGACCCTGCAGACCCCGCTCGCCGAGGTCGCCGTGCAGCAGGAGGGGCCGCCCGTGCGCACCCGTTCCCGCTCGCGCCGGCGGATCGAGCCGATCTACTACCTGTTCCTCGTGCCGGCCCTCCTGCTGTTCACCGGATTCGTCGTCGTGCCCGCCGTGATCGGCATCTTCTACAGCTTCACCGACTACGTCGGGTACGGCTCGTGGTCGCTGCTCGGGCTGCGCAACTACACGGCGCTCTTCTCGGACCCCGACATCCTGGGGTCGTACGGGTTCACGCTCGGCTTCGCGGTCGTGACCGTCGTGATCGCCCAGGTGATCGCCCTCGCCCTCGCGGTCGCGCTCACCAAGCGCATCCGCTTCGCCGCACCGTTGCGCACGATCTTCGTCATCCCGATGGTGCTGTCGGGCATCGTCGTCGCGTACGTCTTCAACTTCCTGTTCTCGAACTCGCTGCCCGCCTTCGCGAGCGCCGTCGGCTTCGCGCCGCTCGAGCAGAGCATCCTGGGCAACCCGGATCTCGCGTGGTTGTCGATCGTGACCGTCTCGGCCTGGCAGACCATCCCGGGCGCTTTGCTCGTGTACACGGCCGGGCTCACCTCCATCCCGGGCGACCTGTACGAGGCGAGCTCCCTCGACGGTGCTTCGGCGTGGACGCAGTTCCGTTCCATCACCCTCCCGCTCATCGCGGGCTTCGTGCTCATCAACACCGTGCTGGGGGTGAAGGGATACCTCGGCGTCTACGACGTGATCGTCGGCCTCACCGGCGGTGGGCCCGGCACCTCCACCCGCAGCGTCGCGATGGCCATCTTCGGCGGGTTCACCGGCGGCGACTACGCGTACCAGATGGCGAACGCGACCATCTTCTTCATCGTGACCGTGATCATCTCGGTCGCCCAGCTGCTCGTCACCCGCGGAAGGACCATCCGACTGTGACCTCCGTCGAAGCCCCTCCCCGCCCCCGGATGAGCGACCCCGCCGCCCCCCGCGGCGCCGCGCGCCGGCGCCGGCTGGGCGGCACCAACTGGCCGCTCACCATCCTGCTCCTGCTCGCCACGCTCACGGTGCTGGCGCCGCTGTACGTGACCCTCTCGATGGCGTTCAAGACGAGCGAGCAGGCCGTCGACGGCGAAGCCTTCGCCCTGCCGGCGCCGTTCAA carries:
- a CDS encoding circularly permuted type 2 ATP-grasp protein; the encoded protein is MGDLFEGYGASSTRATGAWDEMFAAPGRARSGYREIHAALARMTQDELRGRTDALASSYLAQGVTFDFAGEERPFPLDAVPRVIEQDEWRTVEAGVKQRVRALESFLSDIYSHQRAVRDGVIPARLISSSSHFHRAAAGIVSANGVRIQVSGIDLIRDEQGAWRVLEDNVRVPSGVSYVISNRRVMAQTLPELFVSMRVRPVGDYPHKLLQALRASAPEGVDEPTVVVLTPGVYNSAYFEHTLLARLMGVELVEGRDLFCSGGRVFMRTTSGPRRVDVIYRRVDDEFLDPLIFRADSMLGSPGLMLAARLGNVTIANAVGNGVADDKLVYTYLPDLIRYYLAEEPILPNVQTWRLEEPGALEEVLDRLDELVVKPVDGSGGKGLVVGPAASAAELDALRSRLQKDPRGWIAQPVVQLSTIPTLVDQGMRPRHADLRPFAVNDGNDVWVLPGGLTRVALPEGQLVVNSSQGGGSKDTWVVGRDPIVASGHDIQGLVAEQASVTQSIPIVPGEHRQDHNPQDAPQRDQQQQQQQGRDGNRRRGLPPEPGADRDIHASQGGASC
- a CDS encoding alpha-E domain-containing protein; the encoded protein is MLSRIAESLFWIGRYIERSDGTARILDVHLQLLLEDPWIEENLACRSLLSVMGSEVPDDAELTRADVLAILAVDRGNPASIAYSLGAARENARRAREIVSTELWEVLNTTRARMPRKVASDKVHEFFAWVRERAALAVGIIESSTSRDEAWSFFTLGRSLERADMTARLLATRALTEASGPSWTTILRSCGAYEAYLRTYRGVPSARNAAEFLLHDRLFPRSILFAVSRAEACLRELEPRADRIGVGDQAQRLLGQIRSELEYRPISDILEDLPRHMDDVQSATSAASEAIRRRYFPTNAAPSWVGEAS
- a CDS encoding transglutaminase family protein; amino-acid sequence: MKRLRIRHLTGYRYEGEATASYNEARMLPASSDGQLVLDARLEISPVTNTHSYTDYWGTRVRSFEILTPHRELSLTATSLIEVRQRTHPPHEADWDDLARTAELDLAYVEQLAQTRRTDPPAEVADLARDLAATAYGPCDAALRICTAIGEAVEYMPGVTGVHTTAAEAWEHRRGVCQDIAHLALGALRSVGIPARYVSGYLHPVPDAEVGRTVAGESHAWVEWFCGEWRGFDPTNLIDIGDRHVRVGHGRDYADVSPLRGVYAGPRSSQLFVTVEITRVS
- a CDS encoding ThuA domain-containing protein, with protein sequence MARILVFTRTTGYRHESIEPGVEAVVELAADHGHDVEHTEDPSVFAGDLDRFAAVVWLSTDGDVLDDAQREAFAAWLRAGGGFAGVHGASASEKGWPEFEDIVGARFSGHPADQGMTATIRVEDATHPSTAHLPRGWSRAEEWYSFERSPRERVRVLLSVDESQYDVGEFAMGEDHPLAWAGTYGDGRTWYTALGHASETWGDPAFREHVWGGIASVLRV
- a CDS encoding MFS transporter — its product is MFRSFSSVNYRFWFAGAIVSNVGTWMQRTAQDWIVLTELTDHDAIAVGITMALQFAPQLVLAPWTGLIADRVDRRKLLAGTQTASALLAALLGVLVLTGVAHLYHVYALALLLGVAAALDAPARQTFVAELVTDRDLPNAVALNSASFNGARLIGPAVAGVLIALVGSGWVFIINAVSYAAVLGSLAALRSDTMRPMPRAPREKGQIRAGFAYVRSRPDVVTILVMVFLVGTFGLNFAIFTSTMATVEFGRGATEFGLLSSIMAVGSVAGALLAARRDRPRMRMVMLAAAGFGATCTLSAFMPTYETFAASLALIGLCSLTMMTSANAYVQSTTSPALRGRVMALYMAIFMGGTPIGAPLVGAVANAFGPRWALGVAAASGFVAAAVCLGWLARHHEVHWREVGHPRRLVQRLRARGPLTGAIAVVEATGER
- a CDS encoding alpha/beta fold hydrolase, which gives rise to MPRFTATRRDDVFTDAHGVDIHFYEWRVGKPRAIVQLSHGLGEHALRYAVLAQELVDAGYTVYANDQRGHGQTGLGQWGGDRTRLGKLGPGGTPAAAAVLTQFTALIRERNPDVPIVLVGHSWGSLLAQITLTRHAGDYAAAVLSGTAYRMPGYMRAGNLNKRHAHLGTTGAEWLSRDAEVAKAFLDDPLTFEADALRLFGIIDGLRVYGRPGRMDADIPLLIMVGDDDYFGGVASSRRLAADYLRRSALSDVQVLVYPEARHEVFNETNRDEVVADLVAWLDAHLPPRR
- a CDS encoding aldo/keto reductase — encoded protein: MIPSLTLNDGRSIPQLGLGTWPLDDQAVEVAVATALELGYRHIDTAVKYGNETGVGRGIRASGVPREEVFVTTKLDGEYQGDDRAVDGLRASLARLQLDYVDLLLIHWPLPRRGEFVSTWRTFERLQQDGLVRSIGVSNFKPAHLDVLVAETDVVPAVNQIQLSPAIQRTQQRAYDAEHGIVTESWSPLGGQSGDLLAAPVLADVGDKHGRTPAQVVLRWHVQNGLVVIPKSGDPERMKKNLAIFDFELDADDLAAIDSLDEGPDAGVDSDSTGH
- a CDS encoding ABC transporter substrate-binding protein → MSHVNPAPGRPALVSRRSFLAVSAAAAALGVSGCATSGSGGTTTLRFYEQKTEVIEYFGKLLRRFEKEQPGIRVVHDTTVAIAPQFVRGEPADVGCFNNNLELARYIKRGVLTDLSDLPSAARIRTDISDLTDQYATFPGRTSVLPYSLAAAGVIYNKRIFDELQLPVPETWSQFVDVCEELQRAGITPIYATDRDTWTLWQGLFDYSVGSLIDTGSFFRKMKELGTEVGPDAEVSFEKDFAVPMERAKTISTFFNPDHAVRSYADGNLAFGKGEAAMYFQGPWALSQIALVDPDLPIGTFALPVSEDPADRKARVNIDLGLWIPTQSRHQDEARELVEFLMRPDIIEAYNNDNLAYSTTEGAPPQQDERVAGLQPYIDDAAFYQGAGTFVPNSIPLGNYLQAAIRSGNFEAMLRKLDADWRRVAGRGATV
- a CDS encoding carbohydrate ABC transporter permease, whose translation is MTLQTPLAEVAVQQEGPPVRTRSRSRRRIEPIYYLFLVPALLLFTGFVVVPAVIGIFYSFTDYVGYGSWSLLGLRNYTALFSDPDILGSYGFTLGFAVVTVVIAQVIALALAVALTKRIRFAAPLRTIFVIPMVLSGIVVAYVFNFLFSNSLPAFASAVGFAPLEQSILGNPDLAWLSIVTVSAWQTIPGALLVYTAGLTSIPGDLYEASSLDGASAWTQFRSITLPLIAGFVLINTVLGVKGYLGVYDVIVGLTGGGPGTSTRSVAMAIFGGFTGGDYAYQMANATIFFIVTVIISVAQLLVTRGRTIRL